The window GGTGGGCGGTAAAAAGTCCAGGCCCTCCCCTTCAGGCCGTCAAGCAtttttccccccttctcgTCTCTGGATTCTATTCACTCGTATACACTGCAACCAACTCGCCCCAACATcgccccttttctttctaCACCACCTCGCGATCTCGCCAGACATTAGGCAGCAAAGGCCGTAGGAGCTTTCAACCCTCATCCTATTGCCACTTCTGCACAATGGAGCGCCCCGGTTTTCCCCATGGGCAGCTGCCTCCACGAGCGCGAGATGAAGATGTTCATAGTAAGGCCAAAATCTTGTCCTGCGGTGGCATGATTGGCACATCTATTCTTTTCCCCTTGGCCAACGGCGAAGGGAACTCCTTCCGTACCATGTGAGTAAAACTGTGTAGGCCATACGATAGAAGATACTAACAGAGTCACAGCACACTCATTCTGTTCATCATCACGGCTATTGCGTTCCACGCAATCTATACAGAGCCGTTCATTAGGTACTTTTGTCCACGACTGTTACGCCGCACGTGTTTTTTCTCTAACAGTCATCTAGATCTGGACCTTCCACGGCCCCAGTTGCCTTGGTCCTATTATTGCTTGTTGTCATTGCCGCAGGCCCTACTAAGAAGGACCTGGTGCCTTGGCTTCCGCTCTTCGTAACAGCCTGGAGTCTTGTCACTCTTATGATTAACAAGCACATGGCAACCGCGTCACCACACCTGTCAATATCAGCCGACTATCCCTTTACAGGCGTCACAATTGGAGCTGCAACGGAGCGGTCCTTCCGGTCCATGTCCAGTCAGGACAGGCGCCAGCCCCAGTTTGAATCCAACCGCCAAAACCCATTGTACTTTGGACGACATGGTCCACCCTCCAGGTATTCCCAGAGGACAAGCACAATGAGTTCAGACATTTCTCTTTCCAGCATGCCA is drawn from Podospora pseudocomata strain CBS 415.72m chromosome 1 map unlocalized CBS415.72m_1, whole genome shotgun sequence and contains these coding sequences:
- a CDS encoding uncharacterized protein (EggNog:ENOG503PMXC), coding for MERPGFPHGQLPPRARDEDVHSKAKILSCGGMIGTSILFPLANGEGNSFRTITLILFIITAIAFHAIYTEPFIRSGPSTAPVALVLLLLVVIAAGPTKKDLVPWLPLFVTAWSLVTLMINKHMATASPHLSISADYPFTGVTIGAATERSFRSMSSQDRRQPQFESNRQNPLYFGRHGPPSRYSQRTSTMSSDISLSSMPAQRQEHWDPHTQAFFDNQEMQELARDLPEPTLPRTQHDQESDLNTETETQTSETARFLLGR